One part of the Phaeodactylum tricornutum CCAP 1055/1 chromosome 17, whole genome shotgun sequence genome encodes these proteins:
- a CDS encoding predicted protein (RabGAP-domain expressed protein), producing MLSALQSSRRPDSSESASLGPSSTLGNVSHGFRSRFEMLFYPENSPLSDQGFHTKQEDIQACLRGKVDESTGNEMVNLWQLRELSLSKGGLLSADLRKRAWPTLLACHEQVFPELAQQDDYVAPRRVQPDPGNIRSLQHDVSQTIWNVQDCLVASRQHRQIQNEKMDRFLEEQRQQSQKKVTFAPSLVQASPKPHTPAPKAPETPPVVIATSSPASGARAHQDDTTSVLSHDDSATGLFDDSSWSVRTHETAFTLSSRVIRWRKASSQEQKILYNVISSVLQTGPPIHGNDEVYFHYNGLQDLTALLLINLESPSLTSIVLEKLARWHLRDALRPDRSHIEIVLECCFMPLLESVDSGLYNHLVNKGLTLPSFATQWIACWFAQDIPDAPMASRFLDAFIVGHALLPLYVAVAFVASHREWIWSECENLSSLYATLRGIPFRALTHGLDLQDEEDVQQGMMRVERILETALLYMKRLPPSDLLEISRNRVVSGEVLEQISTISMFGPENVPIFVTGPHSPTDYAVLQQAKWFRTKLSQPTFSLKQIGGAKNEELPGLANSPTLEEEDEPEGSHTPGPESYTLTCVALGISNVTSSTRSRRALGSLWMLLFVGVLFAYLAVVLPPQFHLFGTQSTAVPLHLSRGSEPDSRRASDLTNPKLQGTLGLSQLKFTFQGFATSVVTENVLMEGDYSDMIKESRALPSLSSVFKINWFAVFRQQFHLLQAVWRDLLSPFRHRKASAESSKEDLTASG from the exons ATGCTGTCGGCGCTCCAGTCGTCGCGTCGTCCCGATAGCAGCGAAAGCGCTTCCTTGGGACCTTCTTCGACCCTTGGAAACGTTTCACACGGCTTTCGCTCCCGATTCGAGATGCTATTCTACCCAGAAAACTCGCCTCTTTCGGACCAAGGCTTTCATACTAAACAGGAAGATATTCAGGCTTGCCTTCGAGGCAAGGTTGACGAAAGTACCGGCAACGAAATGGTGAATCTTTGGCAACTTCGCGAACTCTCGTTGTCGAAAGGAGGGTTATTGAGTGCCGATCTACGCAAGCGCGCTTGGCCTACGCTCTTGGCTTGTCACGAACAAGTCTTTCCGGAGCTTGCCCAGCAAGACGACTATGTTGCGCCCCGTCGCGTTCAGCCCGATCCAGGCAACATACGATCCCTCCAACACGATGTGAGTCAAACCATCTGGAACGTGCAGGATTGTCTGGTCGCTTCGAGACAACATCGACAAAtacaaaacgaaaaaatggATCGCTTCCTAGAGGAACAACGCCAGCAAAGTCAAAAGAAGGTCACCTTTGCACCATCGTTGGTTCAGGCCAGTCCGAAGCCGCATACTCCAGCACCAAAAGCTCCCGAAACACCTCCGGTAGTCATAGCGACGTCGTCGCCAGCTTCCGGGGCCCGAGCTCATCAGGATGATACCACCAGTGTTCTTTCGCACGATGACAGCGCTACTGGGTTGTTTGACGATTCGTCTTGGTCGGTGCGCACGCACGAAACGGCCTTTACTCTCAGCAGCAGGGTAATTCGCTGGCGCAAGGCGTCGTCTCAAGAACAGAAGATTCTATACAATGTCATATCGTCCGTACTTCAGACAGGGCCACCCATTCACGGCAATGATGAAGTATACTTCCACTACAATGGTCTACAAGACCTTACGGCCCTACTACTCATCAATCTCGAGTCCCCATCCCTGACAAGTATCGTCTTGGAAAAATTGGCACGATGGCATTTGCGAGATGCTTTGCGTCCGGATAGGAGCCACATTGAAATTGTATTGGAATGTTGTTTTATGCCTCTGTTAGAGTCAGTGGATTCTGGTCTGTACAACCATCTTGTCAATAAAGGTTTGACCTTGCCCAGCTTTGCTACACAATGGATAGCATGCTGGTTTGCCCAGGATATTCCGGATGCGCCCATGGCGTCGCGGTTTTTGGATGCCTTTATTGTAGGCCACGCATTGCTTCCACTTTATGTTGCTGTGGCGTTTGTTGCTTCTCACCGAGAGTGGATTTGGAGTGAATGTGAGAACCTGTCTTCGCTCTACGCAACGTTACGTGGCATTCCTTTTCGAGCGTTAACACATGGTTTGGATTtgcaagacgaagaagatgtgCAGCAGGGAATGATGCGTGTCGAAAGAATCCTGGAGACGGCTCTTTTATATAT GAAACGGCTGCCTCCTTCTGATCTCCTGGAAATATCGCGCAACCGCGTGGTCAGCGGTGAAGTCCTTGAACAAATCAGTACGATAAGCATGTTTGGTCCCGAAAATGTGCCAATTTTCGTAACGGGTCCGCACTCGCCAACCGACTATGCCGTCCTTCAGCAAGCAAAATGGTTTCGAACTAAACTTTCTCAACCAACATTTTCGCTTAAACAGATAGGAGGTGCTAAGAACGAAGAATTGCCTGGCCTGGCTAATTCGCCAACGTtagaagaagaggacgaacCCGAAGGAAGCCACACTCCAGGCCCCGAATCGTATACGTTGACTTGCGTGGCCTTGGGAATATCGAATGTGACCTCGTCCACTCGATCTCGCCGCGCACTAGGTTCACTCTGGATGCTCCTTTTTGTAGGGGTCTTGTTTGCTTATCTGGCAGTGGTTTTGCCTCCGCAattccacctttttggtacACAATCGACAGCTGTACCTTTGCATCTTTCGAGAGGATCAGAGCCAGATTCGCGACGAGCATCAGATCTGaccaatccaaaacttcAAGGGACTCTTGGTTTATCGCAATTGAAATTCACTTTCCAAGGATTCGCAACCAGTGTTGTCACTGAGAATGTTTTGATGGAAGGCGATTACAGCGACATGATCAAGGAAAGCAGAGCCTTGCCGAGTTTGTCATCGGTATTCAAAATTAATTGGTTCGCCGTTTTCCGTCAACAGTTCCACCTATTGCAAGCTGTTTGGCGTGATTTACTATCCCCCTTTCGTCATCGAAAAGCGTCAGCGGAATCTTCGAAAGAGGATTTAACTGCAAGCGGATAA